In a single window of the Streptomyces sp. NBC_00285 genome:
- a CDS encoding PaaX family transcriptional regulator C-terminal domain-containing protein, giving the protein MRRNVSVQPGEVDLRTLSARSVVLSLLLGAHPPHMPVKDLLRAVEPFGVGGSTLRAALSRMVAAGDLRRVDSVYGLSDRLLARQRRQDDAVHPRTRVWSGDWEMAVITATGRGPAERAELRARLTALRLAELREGVWLRPANLVRPLPDGLDTLAQRYTARPDRPGPELAAALWPLDGWAAESRALLAHVACADLPADRLAGFAAVVRHLLADPVLPPELLPPDWPGTRLRSAYAAYRRTLSDIVPQDPLRT; this is encoded by the coding sequence ATGCGGAGGAACGTGTCGGTGCAGCCGGGTGAGGTCGATCTGCGGACGCTGTCCGCCCGGTCGGTCGTGCTGAGCCTGCTGCTGGGCGCGCATCCGCCGCACATGCCCGTGAAGGACCTGCTCCGCGCGGTGGAGCCGTTCGGGGTCGGGGGCTCCACGCTGCGTGCCGCGCTCAGCCGGATGGTGGCCGCCGGTGACCTGCGGCGCGTCGACTCCGTCTACGGCCTCAGTGACCGGCTGCTCGCTCGTCAGCGCCGCCAGGACGATGCCGTGCACCCCCGCACGCGCGTGTGGAGCGGCGACTGGGAGATGGCCGTGATCACCGCGACGGGCCGTGGACCGGCCGAACGCGCCGAGCTGCGCGCGCGGTTGACCGCGCTCCGGCTCGCCGAACTCCGTGAGGGCGTCTGGCTGCGCCCCGCGAACCTGGTCCGGCCGCTCCCGGACGGCCTCGACACGCTCGCCCAGCGCTACACCGCCCGCCCCGACCGTCCCGGCCCCGAACTGGCCGCCGCGCTGTGGCCCCTCGACGGCTGGGCGGCGGAGTCCCGGGCGCTGCTCGCCCACGTCGCTTGCGCGGATCTGCCCGCGGACCGGCTCGCGGGCTTCGCGGCGGTCGTACGTCATCTGCTGGCCGATCCGGTGCTCCCGCCCGAGCTCCTGCCGCCCGACTGGCCGGGGACACGGCTGCGGTCCGCGTATGCGGCCTATCGGCGGACGCTGTCGGACATCGTGCCCCAGGACCCGCTCCGCACATGA
- a CDS encoding acyl-CoA dehydrogenase family protein, which yields MTFMASTPASGQSATHAVINQPPPLAPYDASDDPVLLEGLRREGADWAEEGVRRLGLRAASAEAQEWADQANRHEPVLRTHDRYGNRVDEVDFHPSWHHLMRTAVAEGLAGTPWAEDRPGAHVARTAGGLVWGHTDAGHGCPTSMTYAAIPALRKEPELAKVYEPLLTGREYDPALRVPAGKRGLLAGMGMTEKQGGSDVRANTTAATRTAEPGVYTLRGHKWFTSAPMCDVFLVLAQAPGGLSCFLVPRILPDGSRNTFRIQRLKDKLGNRSNASSEPEFDGTVAWLVGPEGQGVKTIIEMVNCTRLDCVMMSATLMRRTLVEAGHHVRHRSAFGARLLDQPLMRNVLADLALESEAATTLTLRLAGAADRAVRGDAGEQAFRRIATAVGKYWVTKRGPAFTAEALECLGGNGYVEDSGMPRHYREAPLLSIWEGSGNVNALDVLRALRRDPDTSQALFGELALAQGADTHLDAAVARLKDLLATTSEAGARRLVEHMALTLQASLLVRHAPSAVADAFCATRLGGDWGHSFGTLPDAVDVDAVLGRALPSAD from the coding sequence ATGACCTTCATGGCCTCCACACCCGCGTCCGGACAGTCCGCCACCCACGCCGTCATCAATCAGCCGCCTCCCCTCGCTCCGTACGACGCCTCCGACGACCCCGTCCTGCTGGAAGGGCTGCGCCGTGAGGGCGCGGACTGGGCCGAGGAGGGCGTCCGGCGGCTCGGTCTGCGGGCGGCGAGCGCCGAGGCCCAGGAGTGGGCGGATCAGGCCAACCGGCACGAGCCCGTGCTGCGCACGCACGACCGGTACGGCAACCGTGTCGACGAGGTCGACTTCCACCCGAGCTGGCATCACCTGATGCGGACCGCCGTCGCCGAGGGGCTGGCCGGCACCCCGTGGGCGGAGGACCGGCCAGGGGCTCATGTCGCCCGTACGGCAGGCGGGTTGGTGTGGGGACACACCGACGCGGGCCACGGCTGTCCGACGTCGATGACGTACGCCGCGATACCCGCGCTGCGCAAGGAACCGGAGCTGGCGAAGGTCTACGAACCCCTGCTGACCGGCCGCGAGTACGACCCCGCGCTCAGGGTGCCGGCAGGCAAGCGCGGCCTGCTGGCGGGCATGGGGATGACCGAGAAGCAGGGCGGGTCCGACGTCCGGGCGAACACCACGGCGGCCACACGTACCGCCGAGCCCGGCGTGTACACGCTGCGCGGGCACAAGTGGTTCACGTCGGCGCCGATGTGCGACGTGTTCCTGGTGCTGGCGCAGGCACCCGGCGGGCTGTCGTGTTTCCTCGTGCCCCGGATCCTGCCGGACGGCAGCCGCAACACCTTCCGCATCCAGCGCCTCAAGGACAAGCTCGGCAACCGGTCGAACGCCTCCTCCGAGCCCGAGTTCGACGGCACCGTGGCCTGGCTGGTGGGTCCCGAGGGCCAGGGCGTCAAGACGATCATCGAGATGGTCAACTGCACCCGGCTGGACTGCGTGATGATGTCGGCGACCCTGATGCGCAGGACCCTCGTCGAGGCGGGGCACCACGTCCGGCACCGCAGCGCGTTCGGCGCCCGGCTGCTGGACCAGCCGCTGATGCGCAACGTCCTGGCCGATCTCGCCCTGGAGTCCGAGGCCGCCACCACACTGACGCTACGGCTGGCGGGCGCCGCCGACCGTGCCGTGCGCGGGGACGCCGGGGAGCAGGCGTTCCGCCGTATCGCCACCGCGGTCGGCAAGTACTGGGTCACCAAGCGAGGGCCGGCCTTCACAGCGGAGGCCCTCGAATGCCTCGGCGGCAACGGCTACGTCGAGGACTCGGGCATGCCCCGGCACTACCGGGAGGCACCGCTGCTGTCGATCTGGGAGGGGTCGGGGAACGTCAACGCCCTGGACGTCCTGCGGGCGTTGCGCCGCGATCCGGACACCTCGCAGGCCCTGTTCGGCGAACTCGCCCTAGCGCAGGGGGCGGACACGCACCTGGACGCGGCCGTCGCCCGGCTCAAGGACCTGCTGGCCACGACGTCCGAAGCGGGTGCGCGCCGACTGGTGGAGCACATGGCCCTGACGCTCCAGGCCTCCCTCCTCGTCCGGCACGCCCCGTCCGCGGTCGCCGACGCCTTCTGTGCGACGCGGCTCGGCGGTGACTGGGGGCACTCCTTCGGCACGCTGCCCGATGCCGTGGACGTGGACGCGGTCCTCGGGAGGGCGCTGCCCAGCGCCGACTGA
- a CDS encoding HEAT repeat domain-containing protein, translated as MFTGMDEVDWASLRHAYGSAEDVPGLLRGLASTDPVERETALDGMYGAVHHQGDVYDSTLACVPFLLALVASGQVADRAGIVELVVSIGAESEGPDSGVESVLCTRAQVGVRAGAEVFVRLTGDADPSVRRAAPEALVRFLDEPARVLGLLRERFALEPDDEVLLALTESLGLFVRRHPGHAAEALEVLKARSSAPNRPGVRLTALGQLAVCAPDKLPPDLVEIAVGLLRERSARRPTRRDGADCPHSDTLVGRLRRLRPSDEEGSQLLRTLHRGLGHRIDTRKALLQGQLTSPDAVDRCNAVWMSAGLFGEWRADWAQPIALIGAQLDSEDGRLRDAAVSVLVDLFSLAAPAADDLAALVTSRPDLWVRRWEHGAPTLGDPLKALARSGDPRATPVLSEVLAGRIVPADLGLVIGHLGSAGAPLAPELRRRLEQIPPDSPRIYERAVPLMSALTALGDEGAVPGVLRLLREMPAGLRLRDTVVEPALQALGTFGAAEASEVIPVLRELLETEHAAAAAGALWSVEGDVTAVLPVLIGELTQGPRRQQAAAELLARLGPAAGPALPGLRRMLRTGEPWARVSAASAVWRIGGDEDLAAPVLRAAWTENPSTRRTVTACLAALGPAGAPLHDLLRAELAARRRHLASPSDGHVSHDVLGDEQLLQACGEALAPAGA; from the coding sequence GTGTTCACGGGGATGGACGAGGTCGACTGGGCCTCACTGCGCCATGCGTACGGCAGTGCGGAGGATGTGCCCGGGCTGCTGCGGGGGCTCGCCTCCACGGACCCGGTCGAACGGGAGACGGCCCTCGACGGGATGTACGGCGCAGTGCACCACCAGGGAGACGTGTACGACTCGACACTGGCCTGCGTTCCCTTCCTGCTCGCGCTCGTGGCGAGCGGGCAGGTGGCGGACCGGGCCGGCATCGTCGAACTCGTCGTCAGCATCGGGGCGGAGAGCGAGGGGCCCGACAGCGGTGTCGAGAGCGTTCTCTGCACGCGGGCCCAGGTCGGCGTGCGCGCCGGCGCCGAGGTCTTCGTCCGGCTGACGGGGGACGCCGACCCCTCCGTCCGCCGGGCCGCCCCGGAAGCACTCGTCAGGTTCCTCGACGAACCGGCCCGGGTGCTCGGCCTGTTGCGTGAGCGCTTCGCGCTGGAGCCGGACGACGAGGTCCTGCTCGCCCTCACCGAGAGCCTGGGCCTTTTCGTCCGGCGGCATCCCGGGCACGCGGCCGAGGCACTGGAGGTGCTGAAGGCGCGCAGTTCCGCGCCGAACCGCCCCGGGGTACGGCTCACCGCCCTCGGTCAGCTCGCCGTCTGCGCTCCCGACAAGCTTCCGCCCGACCTCGTGGAGATCGCCGTCGGGCTGCTGAGGGAGCGGTCCGCGCGGCGGCCCACCCGACGCGACGGTGCCGACTGCCCCCACTCCGACACGCTCGTGGGCCGGCTGCGGCGGCTGCGGCCCTCGGACGAGGAGGGCTCGCAGTTGCTGCGGACCCTGCACCGCGGGCTCGGTCACCGGATCGACACGCGCAAGGCCCTTCTCCAGGGGCAGTTGACCAGTCCGGACGCCGTCGACCGGTGCAACGCCGTATGGATGTCGGCGGGGCTCTTCGGTGAGTGGCGCGCCGACTGGGCCCAGCCCATCGCCCTCATCGGCGCCCAACTGGACTCCGAGGACGGCAGGTTGCGCGACGCCGCGGTGTCCGTCCTGGTGGATCTCTTCAGCCTGGCCGCTCCCGCCGCCGACGACCTGGCGGCCCTGGTGACCTCCCGGCCCGACCTGTGGGTGCGACGGTGGGAGCACGGGGCACCGACACTGGGGGATCCGCTCAAAGCCCTCGCCAGGAGCGGGGATCCCCGCGCCACGCCGGTCCTGTCCGAGGTGCTGGCCGGACGGATCGTCCCCGCCGACCTGGGGTTGGTGATCGGCCATCTCGGCTCGGCCGGGGCCCCGCTCGCGCCGGAGCTGCGTCGCAGGCTGGAACAGATTCCGCCGGACTCCCCCAGGATCTACGAACGCGCTGTACCGCTGATGTCGGCCCTCACCGCGCTGGGCGACGAGGGAGCCGTACCGGGTGTGCTGCGGCTCCTACGGGAGATGCCGGCTGGGCTGCGGCTGCGGGACACCGTGGTGGAGCCGGCGCTCCAGGCGCTCGGCACGTTCGGGGCCGCGGAGGCGTCCGAGGTCATACCGGTACTGCGTGAGCTGCTGGAGACGGAGCATGCGGCCGCTGCCGCCGGAGCGCTGTGGTCCGTGGAGGGGGACGTGACGGCCGTACTGCCCGTGCTGATCGGCGAGTTGACGCAGGGACCGCGTCGGCAACAGGCCGCTGCGGAGCTTCTGGCACGGCTCGGGCCGGCGGCGGGCCCGGCACTGCCGGGCCTGCGGCGGATGCTTCGGACTGGGGAGCCGTGGGCACGGGTGTCCGCCGCGAGTGCGGTGTGGCGGATCGGCGGGGACGAGGACCTGGCCGCACCGGTTCTGCGAGCCGCGTGGACGGAGAATCCGTCCACGCGCCGGACCGTCACCGCCTGCCTTGCCGCCCTGGGTCCTGCCGGTGCTCCACTTCACGATCTTCTGCGTGCGGAGCTGGCCGCTCGCCGACGGCATCTGGCATCGCCCTCCGATGGGCACGTCAGCCATGACGTACTGGGCGACGAGCAGCTGCTGCAGGCCTGCGGGGAGGCACTGGCACCGGCCGGCGCATAG
- a CDS encoding Rv1733c family protein, translating to MAFRGHKVWLWRWRRNPLRRRADTVEAWVVLGAWLLTVLAGVVAGLVVDRSVEHQLALERVEWRPVVARLSEQAPGTADPGTSSGERVWGEVAWTGGDGSAHTGQVRVDPGSVQGTPVTVWTDAQGRLMTQPATQGQARIRAAMIGILVGFSTAAVPFVGGRVLRGRMERRRLDQWNADWAYFGPLWGGRRADGR from the coding sequence ATGGCGTTCCGTGGTCACAAGGTCTGGCTGTGGCGGTGGCGGCGCAATCCGCTCAGGCGCCGCGCCGACACCGTCGAGGCGTGGGTCGTGCTCGGTGCCTGGCTGCTCACCGTGCTGGCCGGGGTGGTGGCGGGACTGGTGGTCGACCGGTCCGTCGAGCACCAGCTGGCGCTGGAGCGCGTGGAATGGCGGCCCGTGGTCGCCCGGCTGTCCGAGCAGGCGCCCGGTACGGCCGACCCGGGCACGTCGAGCGGCGAGCGGGTGTGGGGTGAGGTGGCCTGGACCGGGGGCGACGGGTCGGCCCACACGGGCCAGGTGCGCGTCGACCCCGGCAGTGTCCAGGGCACGCCGGTCACCGTCTGGACGGACGCCCAGGGGCGTCTGATGACCCAGCCCGCCACCCAGGGCCAGGCCCGGATCCGCGCCGCGATGATCGGCATTCTGGTCGGCTTCAGCACCGCGGCCGTCCCGTTCGTGGGCGGCCGGGTCCTCCGTGGCCGCATGGAACGCCGCCGCCTGGACCAGTGGAACGCGGACTGGGCGTACTTCGGGCCGCTGTGGGGCGGAAGGCGGGCCGACGGGCGGTAG
- a CDS encoding WD40/YVTN/BNR-like repeat-containing protein, which yields MTEKLLAVGTRKGLFIGRERGGTWEFDESPYFNAQAVYSVAIDTRGERPRLLAGGDSAHWGPSVFHSDDLGRTWTEPAQPAVKFPKDTEASLERVWQLHPAAAEPNVVYAGTEPAALYRSEDRGESFELVRPLWEHPTRSKWVPGGGGEGLHTVLTDKRDPRAVTVAVSTAGVFRTKDGGASWEPANSGVSAVFLPDPDPEFGQCVHKVARDAADPDRLYLQNHWGVYRSDDAGTHWTDIGEGLPSTFGFAAATHPRRGDTAYVFPINADADRVPADHRCRVFRTSDAGRSWEPLTAGLPQEDHYGTVLRDAMCTDDADPAGVYFGNRNGEVYASADDGDSWRQLASHLPDVLCVRAAVVA from the coding sequence ATGACCGAAAAGCTGCTTGCCGTGGGGACGCGCAAGGGCCTGTTCATCGGGCGCGAGCGCGGCGGCACCTGGGAGTTCGACGAGAGCCCGTACTTCAATGCGCAGGCCGTGTACTCGGTCGCGATCGACACCCGGGGCGAGCGCCCGCGGCTGCTGGCCGGCGGCGACAGCGCGCACTGGGGCCCGTCGGTGTTCCACTCCGACGACCTGGGACGCACCTGGACGGAGCCCGCCCAGCCCGCGGTGAAGTTCCCGAAGGACACCGAGGCCTCCCTGGAGCGGGTCTGGCAACTGCACCCGGCGGCCGCCGAACCGAATGTGGTGTACGCGGGTACGGAGCCGGCCGCGCTGTACCGCTCCGAGGACCGAGGTGAGAGCTTCGAGCTCGTCCGGCCCCTGTGGGAGCATCCGACCCGTTCGAAGTGGGTGCCGGGCGGCGGCGGTGAGGGCCTGCACACCGTCCTGACCGACAAGCGGGATCCGCGCGCGGTGACGGTGGCCGTCTCCACGGCCGGGGTGTTCCGCACCAAGGACGGCGGTGCGAGCTGGGAGCCCGCCAACTCCGGTGTCTCGGCGGTGTTCCTGCCCGACCCGGACCCGGAGTTCGGCCAGTGCGTGCACAAGGTCGCCCGGGACGCGGCCGACCCGGACCGGCTGTACCTCCAGAACCACTGGGGTGTGTACAGAAGCGACGACGCGGGGACGCACTGGACGGACATCGGCGAGGGCCTGCCGTCCACCTTCGGCTTCGCGGCGGCCACGCATCCCCGCCGCGGTGACACGGCGTACGTCTTCCCGATCAACGCCGACGCGGACCGGGTCCCGGCAGACCACCGATGTCGGGTCTTCCGCACATCGGATGCGGGCAGGAGCTGGGAGCCGCTCACCGCCGGGCTGCCGCAGGAGGACCACTACGGCACGGTGCTGCGCGACGCGATGTGCACGGACGACGCGGACCCGGCCGGCGTGTACTTCGGCAACCGCAACGGCGAGGTGTACGCCTCGGCCGACGACGGCGACAGCTGGCGGCAGTTGGCCTCGCATCTGCCGGACGTGCTGTGTGTGCGGGCGGCGGTGGTCGCATGA
- a CDS encoding substrate-binding domain-containing protein, protein MDGDRAPVMADVARLAGVSHQTVSRVLNDHPNVRPTTRDRVRVAVRELGYRPNAAARTLATRRTRTLGVISFNTTLYGPACMLYGIEQAARQHDYFVTVAAVGTLDRRSVLDAVDRLRDQGVEGIIVIAPQTSAVGALANVPSDVPLVAVGCGTHSTLASVAVDNAAGAELATNYLLDLGHRTVHHLVGPRSWLDAQERETGWRDTLNKRGAPVTEPLVGADWTARTGYELGQRFAVAPDVTAVLCANDHMALGLLRALQWAGLRVPEDISVVGFDDMPETEYFGPSLTSVRQDFDELGRRALHMLVEIVGDPDAGLPAVDLTPHIVIPPTLVVRTSTTRPRP, encoded by the coding sequence ATGGACGGGGATCGCGCACCGGTGATGGCCGACGTGGCCCGGCTCGCAGGCGTCTCGCACCAGACCGTCTCGCGGGTCCTCAACGACCACCCGAACGTGCGGCCCACCACCCGGGACCGGGTGCGTGTCGCGGTCCGCGAACTCGGCTACCGCCCCAACGCCGCCGCCCGCACCCTGGCGACCCGCCGCACCCGCACCCTGGGTGTGATCAGCTTCAACACCACGCTGTACGGCCCCGCTTGCATGCTCTACGGCATCGAGCAGGCGGCCAGACAGCACGACTACTTCGTCACCGTGGCCGCTGTCGGCACGCTCGACCGGCGTTCGGTGCTGGACGCCGTGGACCGGCTCCGGGACCAGGGCGTCGAGGGAATCATCGTGATCGCGCCGCAGACCTCGGCGGTCGGCGCGCTGGCGAACGTACCGTCTGACGTGCCCCTGGTCGCGGTCGGCTGCGGCACCCACAGCACACTGGCTTCGGTCGCCGTGGACAACGCGGCCGGTGCCGAACTCGCCACCAACTACCTGCTCGACCTCGGCCATCGCACGGTGCACCACCTGGTCGGGCCGCGTTCCTGGCTCGACGCGCAGGAGCGTGAGACCGGATGGCGCGACACCCTGAACAAGCGGGGCGCTCCCGTGACCGAACCGCTCGTCGGCGCGGACTGGACGGCCCGCACCGGATACGAGCTCGGTCAGCGGTTCGCCGTCGCCCCCGATGTCACGGCGGTGCTCTGCGCCAACGACCATATGGCTCTCGGGCTGCTGCGGGCCCTGCAGTGGGCCGGGCTCCGGGTCCCCGAGGACATCAGCGTCGTCGGTTTCGACGACATGCCGGAGACCGAGTACTTCGGTCCTTCCCTGACCAGCGTCCGCCAGGATTTCGACGAACTCGGCAGGCGTGCCCTGCACATGCTGGTCGAGATCGTCGGCGACCCCGACGCGGGGCTCCCGGCGGTCGACCTCACACCTCACATCGTCATCCCGCCAACGCTCGTGGTGCGAACATCGACGACCCGCCCCCGCCCCTGA
- a CDS encoding arabinofuranosidase catalytic domain-containing protein produces MTDRRLRGLLLTVGAVLTLLAGALAGIVGVAGTAQAASSLPCDIYASAGTPCAAAHSTTRALYASYSGHLYQVKRASDSATTDIGVLSAGGYANAATQDSFCSGTTCIITKIYDQSSHHNDLTVEGPGGNGGQDVGAIANALPVTVGGHKAYGIFVNAGVGYRDNTTTGIATGSSPEGAYMVTSGHHVNNRCCFDYGNAETSGNDTGNGHMDAINFGTECWFSCSGAGSGPWVEADLENGLFFGGNGANSNNKGNSSEFVTALEKNNGTTTYAIKGGNAQSGSLTTWYNGALPNLGGYTPMHLEGAIVLGTGGDNSNGSDGSFFEGVMTSGYPTDAADNAVQANVTSVGYSTPAATFPVAGTAYRLTNVNSSKVLDAVNCGTANGTAIDQWASLGNTCQQWKFASAGNGHYTITNVNSGTVLDDKNCGQSNGTAVQLWASLGNNCQQWDVTAVGSHYTISNVNTGMVLDVTNCGTANGTAVRQWQELDNTCQQWNIAP; encoded by the coding sequence GTGACAGACCGACGCCTGAGAGGGCTCCTGCTGACCGTGGGAGCGGTCCTCACCCTCCTCGCGGGCGCCCTCGCCGGGATCGTCGGCGTCGCGGGCACCGCCCAGGCCGCTTCGTCCCTGCCCTGCGACATCTACGCCTCCGCGGGCACACCGTGCGCGGCGGCGCACAGCACCACGCGGGCGCTCTACGCCTCGTACAGCGGCCACCTCTACCAGGTCAAGCGCGCCTCGGACTCCGCCACCACCGACATCGGCGTCCTCAGCGCCGGCGGCTACGCCAACGCCGCGACACAGGACTCCTTCTGCTCCGGCACGACCTGCATCATCACCAAGATCTACGACCAGAGCTCCCACCACAACGACCTCACCGTCGAGGGGCCGGGCGGCAACGGCGGACAGGACGTCGGCGCCATCGCCAACGCCCTGCCGGTCACGGTCGGCGGCCACAAGGCGTACGGCATCTTCGTGAACGCCGGCGTCGGTTACCGCGACAACACCACCACGGGCATCGCCACCGGCAGCTCCCCCGAGGGCGCCTACATGGTGACCAGCGGCCACCACGTGAACAACCGGTGCTGCTTCGACTACGGCAACGCCGAGACGTCCGGCAACGACACCGGCAACGGCCACATGGACGCGATCAACTTCGGCACGGAGTGCTGGTTCTCGTGCTCCGGCGCCGGATCGGGACCCTGGGTCGAGGCGGACCTGGAGAACGGGCTGTTCTTCGGAGGCAACGGAGCCAACTCGAACAACAAGGGCAACTCCAGCGAGTTCGTCACCGCCCTGGAGAAGAACAACGGCACGACCACCTACGCCATCAAGGGCGGCAACGCCCAGTCGGGCAGCCTGACCACCTGGTACAACGGGGCCCTGCCCAACCTCGGCGGATACACCCCGATGCACCTGGAAGGCGCCATCGTCCTCGGCACCGGCGGTGACAACAGCAACGGATCCGACGGGTCCTTCTTCGAAGGCGTCATGACCTCCGGGTATCCGACGGACGCCGCCGACAACGCCGTACAGGCCAACGTCACCTCCGTCGGCTACAGCACCCCGGCCGCGACGTTCCCGGTCGCCGGCACCGCCTACCGTCTGACCAACGTGAACAGCTCCAAGGTCCTCGACGCAGTGAACTGCGGGACGGCCAACGGCACCGCGATCGACCAGTGGGCCTCGCTCGGCAACACCTGCCAGCAGTGGAAGTTCGCCAGTGCGGGCAACGGCCACTACACGATCACCAACGTCAACAGCGGCACGGTCCTGGACGACAAGAACTGCGGGCAGTCCAACGGCACGGCCGTCCAGCTGTGGGCCTCGCTCGGCAACAACTGCCAGCAGTGGGACGTCACCGCCGTCGGCAGCCACTACACCATCAGCAACGTCAACACCGGCATGGTGCTCGACGTGACGAACTGCGGAACGGCCAACGGCACCGCGGTCCGCCAGTGGCAGGAGCTCGACAACACCTGCCAGCAGTGGAACATCGCCCCCTGA